In Chthonomonadales bacterium, the genomic window CGGACCAGGGCGTGGTCGGGTGGGTGGACGGCTACCTGCTCGAGCTCAACGAGGGCCGCAAGTTCGTGGGCCAGACGGTGAAGGTGAAGCTGACCGACGTACGGCGCTCCTACGCCGCGGCGTCCGTCATCCCCGGGACGAACCGCGCGCTTGACAAAACGGGTCCGATGTGATACGCTGTGAGCCCGTAAGGTCCTGGCGATAAGCACCGAATGGTCCTGGGACGCTCCTCTGACACCGCTCGGAGGGGCGTTCCCTTGTGAAGGGCTCGGACAGCGCCCGGCCGGCGGGCGCGCGAATTGTCGCGCAGCCGTATGGGAGGACATCCTATGTACGCAATCGTGCGCACCGGCGGCAAGCAGTACCGTGTCAGCCGGAACACGGTCTTCGCCGTGGAGAAGCTGAACGCGGCCGAAGGCGACACCGTCGAGCTCAACGAGGTGCTCCTCGTTGCGGACGGAGAGAACGTGCGGGTAGGCGCGCCGCTCGTGGAGGGCGCCCGCGTGAGCGCGAAGGTGATCGAGGTCGCGCGCGGCCGCAAGGTCCGCGGGTTCACCTACAAGCCCACGAAGAACGAGCACCGCCGCTACGGCCACCGCCAGTGGCACACCCGTCTGCGGGTGGAGAGCATCGAGGGTTAGCGAAAGGGCGCCGAAGCGCTCACGCCGCGCACGGAGGTCGCAATGGCACACAAGAAGGGTGTCGGCAGCTCGCGGAACGGACGCGACAGCAAGCCGAAGCGCCTGGGGGTCAAGGAGTTTGCCGGGCACGAGGTCCGCACGGGCGCCATCCTCGTGCGGCAGCGCGGCACCCCCTTTCAGGCTGGCAAGAACGTGGGCGTGGGCAAGGACCACACCCTGTTCGCGCTGATCGACGGAACGGTGCGGTTCGAGGGCCCCACGGGCCGCCGCCGCATCAGCGTGTACGCAGCGGACCAGGCGAAGGACGCCGCGGCGGCCAGCGTCTGACGGCCGCCGCGGATCTGGGGGCCCGACGCGCACATGCCGTCGGGCCGTTTTGCATCTCGGGCGCGCCGCCGGACCGAGGTGCCGCGCGGAGGTTGGCATGTTCGTCGACGAGGCCGTGGTCGAGGTGCGGGCCGGCGACGGCGGATCCGGCGCCGTCGCGTTCCGGCGCGAGAAGTACGTTCCGCGCGGCGGCCCGAGCGGCGGCGACGGAGGGCGCGGGGGCAGCGTCGTGCTGGAGGTCGACCCGAACCTCTCCACGCTGCTCGACTTCCGCTACCGACGCCACTACAAGGCAGAGCGCGGCGGCGACGGCCTGAGCAAGGACATGATCGGCAAGGACGGCGCCGACACTGTGCTTCGCGTGCCGCCAGGTACCGCTGCCTACGATGCCGAGAGCGGCGCCCTGCTTGCTGACCTGGCCCCACCCATTACGCGCGCCGTCATCGCCCGCGGAGGAAACCCCGGGCGAGGCAACGCGCGGTTCGCCACCTCCATTCACCAGACTCCGCGCTTCGCCGAGAAGGGCGAGCCCGGCGAGCAGCGCCGCGTGCGCCTCGAGCTCAAGCTCATGGCGGATGTCGGCCTGCTGGGCTTTCCAAGCGTCGGCAAGTCGACGCTCATCGCCGCCGTCTCCGCCGCCCGTCCGAAGATCGCCGATTACCCCTTCACCACCCTCGTCCCGAACCTGGGCGTCGTCGAGGTGGAGCCCCATCGCTCGTTCGTCATGGCCGACCTCCCGGGCCTGATCGAGGGCGCGAGCGAAGGCGTTGGGCTTGGCCACCGCTTCCTGCGCCACGTTGTGCGGACCCGCGTGCTCGCGCACCTGCTGGACGTGTCTGGCCTTTCTGGCCGCGACCCTCTCGACGACTTCCACCTCCTTAACCGCGAGATCGCCCTCTACAGCGAGCGACTCGCGGCGCTTCCGCAGGTCGTGGCGCTCAACAAGATTGACGTAGGCGACGCCGCCCTCGCGGCGAGGGTGGAGCGCGAGCTCGGAGGCCAGGGCTACCCGGTCTACCCGGTCTCCGCCGCCACGCGCGAGGGTGTGGGCCGGTTCGTCTACGCGCTGTGGACGATGCTGAAGGAGATGCCGCCTCCGGAGCCCCCCGCCCCGCCCGACGAGACCATCCGTGCGCAGCCGCGCGAGGACGAGCGGGCCTGGGAGGCCGAGCGCACCGGCACGGGCGAGTGGAACGTTCGGGGGAAGGGCCTGGAGCGGCTCGTGGCGAAAACCGACCTCGACAACCAGCACGGCTTGCGCCGGCTCCAGCGCTTCCTCGAGCGCGCCGGCGTCAACCGGCGACTGCGCGAGCTCGGCGCGCAGGAGGGCGACACGGTCCGGATCGGCTCGGCCGAGTTCGATTACCTTGACGAGGACATCGAGGAGCACGACCACCCGAGGGGGCGGCGCGGTTGAGTGCGAGGCGTGTCGTTGTCAAGGTCGGGACCAGCACGCTGGTGGACGCCGAGGGGCGGCTGGACCGCGCCTTCATCGACGACCTGGCCGCCCAGATGGCGCAGCTTCGCGCGGTCAGTTGCGAGGGGATCCTGGTGAGCTCCGGCGCCATCGGGGCGGGCCGCGAGCGGCTCGGCGGCCCGGGGCGCGCCGGGGATCCCGGTGACCTTCCGTTCAGGCAGGCGGCCGCGGCCGTCGGCCAGGTCGTGCTGATGGAGGCCTACGCGCGAGCCTTCGCGGCGCGCGGGTGCACGGCGGCGCAGGTGCTGCTGACGCGCGAGGACGCCTCCAGCCGCCTCCGATTCCTCAACGCCCGCAACACCTTCCGCGCGCTGCTGACCCTTGGCGCGGTGCCCGTGGTCAACGAGAACGACACGGTTGCCGTCGACGAGATCCGCTTCGGCGACAACGACACGCTCGCCGCGCTCGTCGCCGTCGTCGTGGAGGCCGATACGCTCGTCATGCTCTCCGACGTTGACGGCCTGCACCCGCGCCGCGAGGACGGCACGCTGGAGGAGCGCCCGCTCGCGGAGGTGGCGCGGATCGATGCCGAGATCGAGGCCGCGGCTTGCGGGCCGGGTACCGCGCTCGGCACGGGCGGCATGCGCACCAAGCTCGAGGCGGCGCGCATTGCGAGCGGCGCGGGAATCCGCACCGTGATCGCGGCGGGGCGCCGGCCGAGCGTCCTCGCCGAGATCGCCGCAGGGCACAACCCGGGCACGACGTTCGCGCCCTCCGCCGCGCGCCTGCGCGGCCGCAGGCGATGGATCGCCGCCGGCGTGCGCCCGCGCGGCTGTGTGGTGGTGAACGCCGGGGCGGCGCGCGCGCTGCGGTCCGAGCGGTTCAGCCTGCTAGCCGTGGGCGTCACGGACGTGCAGGGCGAGTTCGGTGGCGGAGATCTGGTCGAGGTGCGGGACGAGGCGGGTCGCCGGCTCGCCAGGGGCCTCACCAACTACAGCGCCGCCGAGATTCGCGGGATCCGCGGGCTACGCAGCGACGCGATCGCGGCCGCGCTCGGGTACCACAGTTACGATGAGGTGATCCATCGGGATAACCTCGTGCTGACCGCGTGAGATGTGCGGTGGCACGACGGGAGGGTGACGGTTGAGAGCGATCGTAAAGGCTTCGGCCGGCCCGGGCGCCGACCTGGCGGAGGTGCCACTCCCTGAGCCTCGAGGCGACGAGGTGCTCGTGCGCGTCGTGGCCACGTCTATCTGCGGCACCGACTACCACATCTATTCCTGGGACGACTGGAGCGCGCGGCGCGTCCACCTCCCGCGCGTCATGGGCCACGAGTTCGCCGGCGAGGTGGCGGCCGTCGGCCCATCCGTGAAGGACCTTCGGCCGGGCGACCATGTGTCCGGGGAGTCGCACTGGGTCTGCGGCGTGTGCCTACAATGCCGCAACGGCGAGCGCCACGTCTGCGCGCGCACGCGGATCCTGGGCGTCGATGTGGACGGCTGCTTCGCCGACTACGTCGTGGTGCCAGAGGCCAGCGCGTGGCGCAACAGCCGCGGCGTCCCCCCCGAGATCGCCTGCATCCAGGACCCATTGGGGAACGCGGTGCACGCCACGCTCGCCGGAGAGGTCGTCGGGCGGACGGTGGTGGTGCTCGGCTGCGGGCCGATCGGCGTCTTCGCGGTGGCGGTGGCTCAGGCCGCCGGCGCCGCGCGCGTCGCCGCCACCGACACACGTGACTTCCGGCTCGGGTTGGCCCGCGAGCTCGGAGCCGACGCCACGTGCAACGCCGCGACGCAGGATGTGGAGGCGTTCGTGGCCGACTGGACGCGCGGCGAGGGCGCCGATGTGGTGCTCGAGATGTCCGGCGCGCCCTCGGCCATCCGGCAGGCCATGCGAATCGCCCGGCGCGGGGGCCGCGTGTCGCTGATGGGCCTTCCGTCGCGGCCGGTTGAGCTCGACATGGCCGAGGACATGATCTTCAAGGGCCTCGACATCAAGTGCATCGTGGGCCGCCGGCTCTACGAGACGTGGGTCACCATGCACGCCATGCTGGCCTCCGGCAAGCTTAACGTGGCGGCTGCCATCACGCATCGCATGCCGATCGAGGACTACACGCGCGGCATGGAGTTGATGCGCGAGGGCGCCTGCGGCAAGGTCGTGTTCAGCATGTAGCCCGCGCCGCCTCGGCGCCACCAACCAGGCGGCCGCCCCGGCGGCGGGCGGCCGCGGGAAGCCTAAGCAATGAACAGCACGCTGCAGACGTGGCTCGACGAGCGACTCGCGGAACTGAAGGAGCAACACCTCTACAAGCCGCTCGTTGAGGTTCAGAGCCCGCAGGGCGGGCGCATCACCGTCGACGGCCGGCGCGTCGTCAACCTCTCCTCCAACAACTACCTCGGTCTCGCGAACCATCCGAAGCTCAAGGAGGCCGCAATCCGCGCCGTGCGTGACTGGGGCGCCGGGGCCGGGGCCGTGCGGACCATCGTCGGCACGATGAGCCTGCACGAGGAACTCGAACGCCGTCTTGCCGGGTTCAAGCACGTCGAGGCCGCCATCGTCTTCCAGTCCGGATTCACCGCCAACGCCGGCGCCATACCGGCCGTCGTGACGCGGGACGATGCCATCATCTCCGACGAGCTCAACCACGCCAGCATCATCGACGGATGCCGTCTGACGGGCCTGCCCGCGCAGCAGCGCCCCGTCTACAAGCACCGCGACATGGCGTCGCTCGAGGAGGTGCTCAAGGCCGTCCAGGGCTACCGGAAGCGCCTGATCATCACCGACGGCGTCTTCAGCATGGACGGCGACATCGCGCCCCTGCCCGACATCGCCGCCCTGGCGGAACGATACGACGCGGCCGTGATGGTGGACGACGCGCACGGCTCGGGCGTGCTCGGCGGCGGCCGGGGCACCGCCTACCACTTCGGCGTGCACAGCCGCATCGACATCCAGCTTGGCACGCTCTCCAAGGCGGTTGGCGCCATGGGCGGCTACATCGCCGGCAGCGCCCGCCTGATCAACTGGCTCACACAGCGCGCGCGCCCGTTCCTCTTCAGCACCGCGCACCCGCCGGCGGTGGTGGCCGCCGCCATCGCGGCCATCGACCTCATGGAGAGTGACCCCTCCCTCACCGAGCGGCTATGGGAAAACACGCGCTACTGGCAGTCCGGCCTGCGCGCGATGGGCCTGGACCTCGGCCCGACGGAGACGCCGATCACGCCGATCATGGTGGGCGACGAGGGCAAGGCGCTCGAACTGCAGCGCGGGCTCTTCGAGGAGGGCGTGCTGGCTCTCGCCATCGTCTTTCCCACGGTGGCGCGTGGCAAGTCGCGGGTCCGCACCATGCCCAACGCCAGCCACGACCGGGCCGAGCTCGACGAGGCGCTCGAGGCAGTGCGGAGGGTCGGGGCACGACTCGGTCTGTTGGCGTGACTCGCCGGCTCGGAGGAGGCAAATGGACGACATCCTGGCCCGCTACCGCGACTGCGAGGTGGACATCCACTACCTCACCAAAGACATGTTCTCGGACCGTGGGGTCCTCACGGACCTCGGCGAGCGGTGGTTGGAGCTCACCAAAAACCCCGGCGGTCGCAACGCCGAGACGCTGCTCGTCCCGGTCTCGGCGGTGCGCATCGTGAAGATCATCGCGCGGGCCGACGCGGAGCAGGATGCGCTGCTGCGACCCGCCGGCGGCGAGGGACCGTGAGCCGCGCCGCGGGAACCGCGCCGGGGCGCCGGGCGTAGACACCACTGGAGCCTGGGTCCCCGGCGTGCCGCGCGTTGACATGAGTTCGCCGCATGGAGTATAACGTGGTCTGCTGTGCCGCGTACACAGACCATTCCGGGAGGAGTTCGGATGAGCAAGACCGCAGCGGTGACGACCGCGGATTTCGACACCGAGGTGCTGCAGTCGACGGTTCCGGCGCTGATCGACTTCTGGGCCGTCTGGTGCGGGCCGTGCCGCATGGTCGCGCCGCATGTGGATGCCATCGCCGAGGAGTTCGAGGGTAAGGCCAGGGTCCTGAAGGTCGACGTGGACGCCGAGCCCGAGATCGCGAGCCGCTACAACATCATGTCGATTCCGACGCTCCTGTTCTTCAAGGACGGGAAGGTCGCCGACCAGATCGTTGGGGCGGTACCGAAGAGCGTCATCGCCGACAAGCTCCAGAAGCTGGTCGGGTAGCGCGCCGCGGCCCGCGCGGGCCGCATTGACAACCTGTTACGCTGGGGGTGCTGGCCAGGCCGGCTGAGATCCCGGGACGCACACCGGGGAACCCCGAACACCTGATGCGGGTAATGCCGACGGAGGGAAGCGAAACGCCAGCGGTTTTCGCGCCGTTGCCTTTCGACACCGTCGGGGGCAGCGGCGCTTGCTTTGCGGTCCCCGACAGCCTCACGCTCATCGACGACCCGCGCGCGAGGGAGTGCCACATGCAACCACCAACCGTGCGACGAGCGTTCACGCTCATCGAGCTTCTCGTCGTGATCGCCATCATCGCGATCCTCGCCGCCATTCTGTTCCCCGTCTTCGCGCAGGCCCGCGAGAAGGCTCGCGAGACGACCTGCATCTCCAACAGCCGCCAGGTCGGCCTGCAGGTGCGCATGTACGTGCAGGACTACGACGAGACAATGCCCATCTTCTACGCCTACAACAGCCAGCCCCCCGCGGGCGAGCCGGGCCACAAGGGGATCGAGGTGCTCATCTTGCCCTACGGCCGAAGCACGGACCTGTTCCGCTGTCCGGACGACAACGGCGGGCCGGCGGTCGGCGACGCGACCTACGGCTGTCCCGGCCGCGCGAGCTACCACGCCTGCTACGGGTCCAGCTACCGCTTCGACAAGGGCAGCTACAGCGTGGTGGCCGGCGAGTCGAGCCAGAACAACGAGGTGTACACCTTCGACCGCGTCGTGACCGATGCCAGTTTCGCGCTGCCCGCGGAAACGCGCATGATGCGCGACGAGATGCTGCCGTTCTTCACGCAGGACAAGTATGGCTACATGCCGGACTACTTTCGCCGCTGGCACCCGCGCGGCGGCAGCGTGATCTTCGTGGACGGCCACGCCCGGTTCATCGTCAGTTCGGGCGCCTTCGACCGGCAGGTGGTCTGCGCGGGAGGAGAGCGCAGCGGAGACATCAACCCGGCGACGGGCGACATGTACTACTGGGGATGCGACTGAGCCGGGCGCCCGCGGCCGCCGGAGGGCGACGGCGACGCGCGCGCTGATCCTCGCCAACGGCGACAGGCCCTCGCGCGCGCTCGTCGAGGGCTTGCGGGCGGCCAGTGGCCTCTTCATCGCCACCGATGGCGCCGCCGACTGGCTGGCGGCGCTCGGCATCGCGCCCGATGTGGTGCTCGGCGACTTCGACTCGGTGGACGAGGCCACCCGGCCGCGGCTCGCCGGCGCCGAGTGGGTGCACGCGCCCGACCAGGAGGCGAGCGACCTGGACAAGGCGCTCGCTCACGCACTGGAGCGCGGCGCCGACACACTTGACGTGGCGGGCGCCGTCGGCGGGCGGCTCGACCACACGCTGACCGCCGTGGCGCTCGCCGTGAAGTACCACCGGCTCTGCCGCCTGCGGCTCGTCACGGACACACAGCAACTCTGGGCCGTTTCGGGCAGCGCCGAGGTCCGCGGAGTGCCTGGCGACACCGTGTCGCTCGTTCCGTTCGGCGACGCCGACGGCGTCAGCGTCGAGGGCGTCCGCTGGCCGCTGGTGGACGAGCCGCTGCCGGCCGGGTCGCGCGGGGTCAGCAACTCACTCATCGGCCCCGCGGCCCGCGTGCGCGTGGCGCGCGGCGTCGTGATCGTCTGCCTGGGACGCGGTCCGCTCGCCCCGTGATCCGGGCTCATCTTGCCGGCGCGGACGCGGCGATCCTCGTCGGCTATCTGGCGTTCACGGTGCTCGTCGGCTTCTGGAGACGCCGCCGCGGAACGCAGGCCTACCTGATCGCCAACCGGTCGCTGAGGATACCGGTTTTCGTCGCCACCCTGGTCGCCACGTGGTACGGCGGTATCCTGGGTGTCGGCGAGATGACCTACCGCTACGGCCTCGTGAACTGGACGACGCAGGGCCTGCCCTACTACCTCTTCGCCGTCCTGTTCGCGCTTGTGCTGGCGCGCCGGGTGCGCTCCTCCGCGCTCTACACCATCCCGGACAAGCTCGCGGCCGAGCACGGACGGCCAACGGCGCTGCTGGGCGCAGCGTTCGCCTTCCTGATGGTGACGCCTGCCCCGTACGTGCTCATGACCGGCCAGCTCGTCTCGGCGCTCACCGGGCTGGCACTGCTTCCGGCGCTCGTCGCTGGAACGCTCTTCTCGGTGGCCTACGTCTACGTCGGTGGTTTCCAGGCGGACGTGCGCATCAACGTTCTGCAGTTCGTGCTGATGTTCGCCGGCTTCCTTGTCGCCCTGCCGTGCGTCGTCGCGCAGACTGGCGGAACGGCGTGGCTCGCGGCCCATCTGCCGCCCGACCATCTGCGCCTGGACGGCGGCCTCGGCCTGCCCTACGTCCTGGTCTGGTTCCTCATCGCCCTCTGGACGCTCGTCGATCCCGGTTTCCACCAGCGCTGCTATGCCGCGCGCACGCCGGCCGTCGCGCGGGCCGGCATACTTGCCGCCGTTTGCTGCTGGTTCGTGTTCGACGCGCTCACGACCTCGGCCGGCCTCTACGCTCGCGCCGGCATCCCGGACCTCGCCCCCGCCCTGGCGGGCATGGCCTACCCCGCTCTCGCCGAGCGGTTCCTGCCGGCGGGCGTGAAGGGCCTCTTCTACGTGGCGATGCTGGCCACGGTCATGTCCACCGTCGCCTCGTACACGTTCCTCGCGGCGATGACCGTGGGGCGCGACCTGGTCTGGCGCCTGCGGTGCGAGACCGGGGACGAGCGCGTTCCGCTCTACACGCGGTGGGGGCTCGTGACGACCTCGCTCGTGGCCATCCTCATCAGCCTGTACGTGCCATCGGTGGTGCGGCAGTGGTGGGCCATCGGCACCGTCTTCGTTCCGGGGATGATCCTGTCGGTGCTGACGGCCTACGCCCCGCGCTGGAAGGCGGGCCCGGCGGCCACGTTCCTGGCGATGGGGCTCGGCGCGAGCGTCTCGGCGGCGTGCCTGGCGTTCGGCTGGGCGCGGCACGGCCTCGCGGCGGACGTGTCCGA contains:
- the rplU gene encoding 50S ribosomal protein L21, which gives rise to MYAIVRTGGKQYRVSRNTVFAVEKLNAAEGDTVELNEVLLVADGENVRVGAPLVEGARVSAKVIEVARGRKVRGFTYKPTKNEHRRYGHRQWHTRLRVESIEG
- the rpmA gene encoding 50S ribosomal protein L27, with protein sequence MAHKKGVGSSRNGRDSKPKRLGVKEFAGHEVRTGAILVRQRGTPFQAGKNVGVGKDHTLFALIDGTVRFEGPTGRRRISVYAADQAKDAAAASV
- the obgE gene encoding GTPase ObgE yields the protein MFVDEAVVEVRAGDGGSGAVAFRREKYVPRGGPSGGDGGRGGSVVLEVDPNLSTLLDFRYRRHYKAERGGDGLSKDMIGKDGADTVLRVPPGTAAYDAESGALLADLAPPITRAVIARGGNPGRGNARFATSIHQTPRFAEKGEPGEQRRVRLELKLMADVGLLGFPSVGKSTLIAAVSAARPKIADYPFTTLVPNLGVVEVEPHRSFVMADLPGLIEGASEGVGLGHRFLRHVVRTRVLAHLLDVSGLSGRDPLDDFHLLNREIALYSERLAALPQVVALNKIDVGDAALAARVERELGGQGYPVYPVSAATREGVGRFVYALWTMLKEMPPPEPPAPPDETIRAQPREDERAWEAERTGTGEWNVRGKGLERLVAKTDLDNQHGLRRLQRFLERAGVNRRLRELGAQEGDTVRIGSAEFDYLDEDIEEHDHPRGRRG
- the proB gene encoding glutamate 5-kinase produces the protein MSARRVVVKVGTSTLVDAEGRLDRAFIDDLAAQMAQLRAVSCEGILVSSGAIGAGRERLGGPGRAGDPGDLPFRQAAAAVGQVVLMEAYARAFAARGCTAAQVLLTREDASSRLRFLNARNTFRALLTLGAVPVVNENDTVAVDEIRFGDNDTLAALVAVVVEADTLVMLSDVDGLHPRREDGTLEERPLAEVARIDAEIEAAACGPGTALGTGGMRTKLEAARIASGAGIRTVIAAGRRPSVLAEIAAGHNPGTTFAPSAARLRGRRRWIAAGVRPRGCVVVNAGAARALRSERFSLLAVGVTDVQGEFGGGDLVEVRDEAGRRLARGLTNYSAAEIRGIRGLRSDAIAAALGYHSYDEVIHRDNLVLTA
- the tdh gene encoding L-threonine 3-dehydrogenase, with amino-acid sequence MRAIVKASAGPGADLAEVPLPEPRGDEVLVRVVATSICGTDYHIYSWDDWSARRVHLPRVMGHEFAGEVAAVGPSVKDLRPGDHVSGESHWVCGVCLQCRNGERHVCARTRILGVDVDGCFADYVVVPEASAWRNSRGVPPEIACIQDPLGNAVHATLAGEVVGRTVVVLGCGPIGVFAVAVAQAAGAARVAATDTRDFRLGLARELGADATCNAATQDVEAFVADWTRGEGADVVLEMSGAPSAIRQAMRIARRGGRVSLMGLPSRPVELDMAEDMIFKGLDIKCIVGRRLYETWVTMHAMLASGKLNVAAAITHRMPIEDYTRGMELMREGACGKVVFSM
- a CDS encoding glycine C-acetyltransferase; protein product: MNSTLQTWLDERLAELKEQHLYKPLVEVQSPQGGRITVDGRRVVNLSSNNYLGLANHPKLKEAAIRAVRDWGAGAGAVRTIVGTMSLHEELERRLAGFKHVEAAIVFQSGFTANAGAIPAVVTRDDAIISDELNHASIIDGCRLTGLPAQQRPVYKHRDMASLEEVLKAVQGYRKRLIITDGVFSMDGDIAPLPDIAALAERYDAAVMVDDAHGSGVLGGGRGTAYHFGVHSRIDIQLGTLSKAVGAMGGYIAGSARLINWLTQRARPFLFSTAHPPAVVAAAIAAIDLMESDPSLTERLWENTRYWQSGLRAMGLDLGPTETPITPIMVGDEGKALELQRGLFEEGVLALAIVFPTVARGKSRVRTMPNASHDRAELDEALEAVRRVGARLGLLA
- the trxA gene encoding thioredoxin, whose protein sequence is MSKTAAVTTADFDTEVLQSTVPALIDFWAVWCGPCRMVAPHVDAIAEEFEGKARVLKVDVDAEPEIASRYNIMSIPTLLFFKDGKVADQIVGAVPKSVIADKLQKLVG
- a CDS encoding prepilin-type N-terminal cleavage/methylation domain-containing protein encodes the protein MQPPTVRRAFTLIELLVVIAIIAILAAILFPVFAQAREKARETTCISNSRQVGLQVRMYVQDYDETMPIFYAYNSQPPAGEPGHKGIEVLILPYGRSTDLFRCPDDNGGPAVGDATYGCPGRASYHACYGSSYRFDKGSYSVVAGESSQNNEVYTFDRVVTDASFALPAETRMMRDEMLPFFTQDKYGYMPDYFRRWHPRGGSVIFVDGHARFIVSSGAFDRQVVCAGGERSGDINPATGDMYYWGCD
- a CDS encoding thiamine diphosphokinase; its protein translation is MILANGDRPSRALVEGLRAASGLFIATDGAADWLAALGIAPDVVLGDFDSVDEATRPRLAGAEWVHAPDQEASDLDKALAHALERGADTLDVAGAVGGRLDHTLTAVALAVKYHRLCRLRLVTDTQQLWAVSGSAEVRGVPGDTVSLVPFGDADGVSVEGVRWPLVDEPLPAGSRGVSNSLIGPAARVRVARGVVIVCLGRGPLAP
- a CDS encoding sodium:solute symporter family protein; its protein translation is MIRAHLAGADAAILVGYLAFTVLVGFWRRRRGTQAYLIANRSLRIPVFVATLVATWYGGILGVGEMTYRYGLVNWTTQGLPYYLFAVLFALVLARRVRSSALYTIPDKLAAEHGRPTALLGAAFAFLMVTPAPYVLMTGQLVSALTGLALLPALVAGTLFSVAYVYVGGFQADVRINVLQFVLMFAGFLVALPCVVAQTGGTAWLAAHLPPDHLRLDGGLGLPYVLVWFLIALWTLVDPGFHQRCYAARTPAVARAGILAAVCCWFVFDALTTSAGLYARAGIPDLAPALAGMAYPALAERFLPAGVKGLFYVAMLATVMSTVASYTFLAAMTVGRDLVWRLRCETGDERVPLYTRWGLVTTSLVAILISLYVPSVVRQWWAIGTVFVPGMILSVLTAYAPRWKAGPAATFLAMGLGASVSAACLAFGWARHGLAADVSDSALFPFGVQPMYPGLAAALLVHAAGLAAERLRRSRACPS